From the Musa acuminata AAA Group cultivar baxijiao chromosome BXJ3-7, Cavendish_Baxijiao_AAA, whole genome shotgun sequence genome, one window contains:
- the LOC135643764 gene encoding uncharacterized protein LOC135643764: MEKDKSLVWDCGSSLYDSFELKSFMQQLDSAITSRTMSMPHLSGTSHPPPAQARKKSSKLFRSVHRLLRSVLHVPSMLKVQVRSHEHKDRAPHRKSGRLASIPEISEKEAAASPEIRASVRKTMSARFTSATAPPPPALS, translated from the coding sequence ATGGAGAAGGACAAAAGCCTTGTGTGGGATTGTGGCAGCTCTCTCTACGACTCTTTCGAGCTCAAGTCCTTCATGCAGCAGCTGGACTCCGCGATCACCTCCCGGACCATGTCGATGCCGCACTTGTCCGGGACCTCTCATCCGCCTCCCGCGCAGGCCCGGAAGAAGTCCTCCAAGCTCTTCAGATCAGTTCACAGGCTTCTCCGGTCGGTGCTCCACGTTCCATCCATGCTCAAGGTTCAAGTTCGGTCGCACGAACACAAGGATCGAGCACCGCACCGGAAGTCCGGTCGACTCGCTTCGATTCCGGAGATCTCGGAGAAGGAAGCGGCGGCTTCCCCGGAGATCCGCGCGTCGGTGAGGAAGACCATGTCAGCACGCTTCACCAGCGCGACCGCACCGCCGCCGCCGGCGTTATCATGA
- the LOC135643701 gene encoding NADPH HC-toxin reductase 1-like — protein sequence MEKTSTVCVTGGSGYIGSWLVKKLLQRGYHVHATVRNSGDDSKVGHLRSLPGADARLSLFESDLYSAETFQPAIRGCEYVFLVATPMHHSPNSQFKDTSEAAVSAIRTILRLCELSGTVRRVIYTGSVTAASPLKEDDTGFKDSIDESCWTPLNLSYDRFGDFLKAYLTSKTLSEKELLMENEKAERGLEVVSLTCALVGGDAILPYTPQTVEAMVSPVTGKKLPHEGLRYLQAVLGSVPLVHIEDVCEAHVFCMERESMSGRFLCAVAYPTMQDIVDHYAEKYPQLPIPIREVEGEGTRIPCSSTKLEEMGFKYKYSVEQILEGSVECAKRLGTFEA from the exons ATGGAGAAGACGAGCACAGTTTGTGTGACAGGTGGTTCAGGCTACATCGGTTCTTGGCTTGTCAAGAAGCTCTTGCAGAGAGGCTATCACGTCCATGCTACAGTCAGGAACTCAG GAGATGACTCCAAGGTTGGGCATCTCAGGAGCCTCCCCGGAGCTGATGCAAGGCTTTCTCTTTTCGAATCCGATCTCTACAGTGCAGAGACGTTCCAGCCTGCGATCCGAGGGTGCGAGTACGTGTTCCTGGTCGCTACCCCCATGCATCACAGCCCCAACTCCCAG TTCAAAGACACCAGCGAAGCGGCGGTGTCAGCGATCCGCACCATCTTGCGGTTGTGTGAGCTCTCCGGAACGGTGAGGCGCGTCATCTACACTGGTTCTGTCACAGCTGCGTCGCCTTTGAAGGAAGACGACACCGGCTTCAAGGATTCCATCGACGAGTCTTGTTGGACTCCTCTCAACCTCTCCTACGATCGCTTCGGCGATTTTCtgaag GCTTATCTTACGTCGAAGACGCTGTCCGAGAAAGAATTACTGATGGAGAACGAGAAAGCAGAGCGAGGACTCGAGGTGGTGAGCCTAACGTGCGCCTTGGTAGGAGGCGATGCGATTCTGCCATACACACCACAGACCGTGGAAGCAATGGTGTCGCCGGTGACCGGCAAGAAGTTGCCCCACGAGGGTCTGAGGTATCTGCAAGCAGTGCTGGGATCAGTACCACTCGTACACATCGAGGATGTCTGCGAAGCTCATGTGTTCTGCATGGAGAGGGAGTCAATGTCCGGCAGATTTCTGTGTGCCGTCGCCTACCCAACAATGCAAGACATCGTCGATCACTACGCAGAGAAGTATCCTCAACTTCCCATACCGATCCGAGA GGTGGAAGGGGAGGGGACAAGGATTCCATGCAGTTCTACTAAGCTGGAAGAGATGGGGTTCAAGTACAAGTATTCTGTGGAGCAAATATTAGAAGGTAGTGTTGAATGCGCCAAGAGGCTTGGAACATTCGAAGCATGA